CTCATCCGAGCACAAGAAACCAATCTCCCGATGCGCGCAAGCAGACACAAATATAACCGGTCCTAAATATATGCACACCTACCGTTCTGCAAGACCCTGTCCAACTCTATACCCGAGCGACTCAAGACGAAAGAATGTCGTTTCCCTAACTTCCTCGTCATCCGGTTGCTTGCCGTCGTTCGTGGAGAGGTCTTTCGCCAGCCTCTCTGCCATAGGTACCAGTTCTATCAGGAGTAGATCGAGACATGAGGCGCTGAGAAGGTGGGCTTGGGGGTCGGAGGGACCGAAAGGGGAACCGGGGGCGTCGAATGACATCGCGGCGGATGGTGGTTATGCTGATGTTCCTGAAACGTGTCGGGGATTGAATGAATGCGCGAAGGAAGAATATGGTGTCTATTCACATTCACGGAATtcggattcgctggtgggtGAGGTTCGTGGTTTGTTTAAGCTCTTGGGGGAAAAGGATAATTGATGGATGTCAACGGTAGCTTCTCCGCGATCCGCGATCTGCACTTGACGACGTCCCGCCGAGTACAGACATTCGGTCTTCTACATTTATGCCTGTCCAGTTCAATTGATTCAAAGACTCCGTGCAGAATCTATGAGAGAACCGATTATTCAAAATGAGGGAGCACTACTTCTAGCTACTGAGTTGAATATCGCAATATTTTAACTCAAATGCAAGGTCACAACATAGCCTTATTTCATAGGATGCCATTGACTAAATGAATGACAGAGTCGATGAAGTAGAACATAAGAGCAGGTAGCTCCACTGATGTGTTATATCTCCCATATTATCCTTGCATGACAGAACCACAAGAGAACACCAGCAAACCACATGCGATTATCAAAACCCGAAAAATCCCAGTACTCCATGACACCGTTCCAAATATGCAAGCAATCATCTATCATAGCCGCCACGCTGACTCTGGGTATCTGAATAATTGGTCTGGCTCGAAAGGGGGAAGTCTTGTCCATTTGTATAGCCGCTGCTAAGGGAAGGCAGGGCTGGAAATGAGTGGCTGGGCGCATTTAGCGCTGGACGTTTTGCCGGCCGTACAGGcaaatcttcttcatcgtcactTGCGGTGAGATCAATAACTTGCGCCGCGGGTCTTTTATTGGTTGAAGGACGGGCAGCGGAAGGTGCCGAGGACGGCTCTCTTGATTGGATTGGCGTTTGTTGTAAGGATAACGCTGTCGCAACGGGCTCCTGTTTAACGGGCGTGAACCCAGCTTCGTTGACTTCTATCAAGTCGTCGTCGTCTGACGCAGGATTATGGGTGACACCGTTGGCTCCTGTAGTGTCATCGCTTTTTGGAGTAGACCATGTTCCATCAGGCTCTATAACGACTTGCTCTACATCTGTAGACGTTGAACGGAGGATGTCATCGACATACCTGCACTATCAGTAATGTCGCATCGCACAAGTAAAAGATGACTTACTGGTCAACTTGCAAAGACTCAAAACTAGTAGATTTGGAACACACGGGGCATGTCCAGGTAGGCGCTTGTTCTTGCAGTTGCAGGAACGATGAAGCATCGAAACACTGGTTATGCGTGCACACCACTGACCGACAGGGAACATCAATTCGAAGTGTGGACAGAGGGCATTTCAATGACATGACACTTGAAGTGGCAACAATCTCCGAATCATCCGCTCTACTCCTCACTGATAACCAttagaaaagagagaaagagagacgGTAGGGTTTTAGGTCATCCTTACTCTCTCGCACCACCTGTTCCCTCGAGATTGTTTTCCTCGCCTTCAACTCCGCCACCAAATCATCAACAGGGTGTTGCTGGACAAGGTTGACGACAACAAAGAACTTCTGCTCGGCCTGtcagcaagaagaaaagaaaactaCATATCATTCGTTCCATACCTTCTGCGTAAGCGCGTATGTCATCACAATGTTGTTCTGGTATCCCGGCTTTTTGCGAATATGACTTGTTACATCCGCTGGCCTGGTCGTACCGGGCTTATTCTTGAGACCTCTCAGGTTAGCTTTCACCTCGTCGAGATTGGCTTTCAGCTCGACTTGATGGGGAAAGGCAACATCGGACTTGGTATACTGGTTGAGGCCAGTATCGGCTGCACAATACACCATAACTCGACAAT
This sequence is a window from Aspergillus chevalieri M1 DNA, chromosome 5, nearly complete sequence. Protein-coding genes within it:
- the SIZ1 gene encoding SUMO ligase siz1 (COG:K;~EggNog:ENOG410PJSJ;~InterPro:IPR023321,IPR004181,IPR038654,IPR013083;~PFAM:PF02891,PF14324,PF11789;~go_function: GO:0008270 - zinc ion binding [Evidence IEA]), with translation MPAVSSTPSYAQYQPPAVSQSISTQPRSSPLSIPLPSLGFTSGTFLSRLSFKDSPFYTILEPLTSTVECKVREQTRDSVELKIVLNSTVASRLQTDSNCRVMVYCAADTGLNQYTKSDVAFPHQVELKANLDEVKANLRGLKNKPGTTRPADVTSHIRKKPGYQNNIVMTYALTQKKFFVVVNLVQQHPVDDLVAELKARKTISREQVVREMRSRADDSEIVATSSVMSLKCPLSTLRIDVPCRSVVCTHNQCFDASSFLQLQEQAPTWTCPVCSKSTSFESLQVDQYVDDILRSTSTDVEQVVIEPDGTWSTPKSDDTTGANGVTHNPASDDDDLIEVNEAGFTPVKQEPVATALSLQQTPIQSREPSSAPSAARPSTNKRPAAQVIDLTASDDEEDLPVRPAKRPALNAPSHSFPALPSLSSGYTNGQDFPLSSQTNYSDTQSQRGGYDR